TCAGCCCGCGGGTGATCTTCTGGAAACAACTATCCATCCATGGTACCTCCATGGGTACCAGTCAGGAATTTGAACAAATGCTGAAGCTGTTTTCCGATCGAAAGATACACCCCGTGATAGATGCCGTTTATCCATTAAAACAAATCAATGAAGCATTCAACAGGATGGACGCCAGCGATCAGTTTGGTAAAATAGTGATTCAAATCTGGGCGTAAAACCGCAAAAAGGGTGGACTATCCACCCTTTTTCACCTAATCATCCATTCAAACCCAAACCCTCACACAAGCTCATACAAGTAGAGCTATCACTGCAAGAACCTACGGCTCAGCCTTAAGTGAGTCCTTCGTATTTCCTTTTACCAGATTTTTTTACCATTTTGGTTATCAATACAGTATGAGCAATACCTATGTAAACAACCAAAATGTTAGAAAAATGAAGAAGTATACTATGATTTTTTCACTCCTGTTTTATACCCTCTCGGGGTATTCTCAGAGTTGTACCAACCCGACAGGTTCGGTGATTAGTGGTACTAATACCAATTACAATTGTCATCAATACGTAAAAGCAGCCCTGGTCAAAGGCTGGGTGAACATGAGCAATGGTTATCCAAGTAACCAAAGCAGCATTCCAAACCTTAGCTCGGCCACAATAGAGACCGACAATGATTTCATTCGGGTATGCAACAACTATGAGGCGAAAGCCATTTCCATGAATCACGCTCAAAACAATGCGGATCACTCGGCGGTGGTACTCAATGGTGGGATGTACTCATATGATTATGGCAATTTGGCCAGCACACCGGGGTTCGGATCACAAGTTTACACCCATGGTCATGCCCGGTCATTTACCAATGCCTGTAGTCACAAGTTTTACTCTACCACCTCGGATGTGAGCATATCCGGACCATCTTCTGTACCCACAGGAGCTACTGCCACCTACACACTCTCTGCTCCTTCCAATATATCTGCAGATCATTGGGGGGTGAACACTACCTATTTTGACATCCTTTCGTCCAATAGCTCTTCGGTCACGGTAAAGGCTAAGTCCTCTGCCGGGTCAGGGTATGTGAAAGTGTATTTACGAACGTCTTGTATGAGTTCGGGTGAATTTAAGCCCAGCAAACAAAAGACCGTTAGTGTGGTGGCGGACTGTACAGGCACACTCAACGGAGGTGCACTCTATACCTTCAACAATGTGAGCAGTGGAGCCTCCAATACAGTAGCGATGAATTTGTCCAGCTGGACCTGGGTAAAAACCTCCGGAAGTCCCAGCTACTGGTACACCGGATCGGGTGGAAAATACATGTATTTCTCGCTCTCCAGTGGATGCGCCACCTTCAATGCATACAACTCATCTTGTAACCTCACCTTGACTTTCTGTGCTTATGGTGGGTATACCATGCAATATGATGACAATGAACCAATGGAATATCAGGTGCATAATCTGCTAACCAATAAACTGGAACGAAAAGGCACTGCCGCTCCGGCTGATGAGCCAGAGATGCTCAGAGACCTGCCGGCAGGATTGTATGTACTCTCCATTGGGAATACCAAAAAGAAGGTCTTAATTAAATAAATCAGTTTCACCTCATACTGTACCTCAAAACAAAAAAACGCGGGCATGGCCCGCGTTTTTCATATACGTTTTAAGAAATGAGGTTATCAGTCCACGAAAAGCGAAGCAGGTGACTCTATGGTGACCTTCTTCACATTCATGGGGTAGGCTTCCACCTTTTTATCAGCCTCAAAAACACGCTCAGGCAAACTCTCTCTGATGATGTTTGAATAAGACATAGGAGACGGAGCATTGGTCATCAGGCTCTTTTTGAGTGGCTCAGCTTCATTGCTATCCGTGATCATGGTGATGTACATATTTTCGGTCTGCAGGTACTTGGCAGCCGCGGCATTCACTTCCTCCAGCGTCAGTTTAGCCAGTTTGGCATCCATCTCTGCGATGTAGTTTTCCATACCGTAAAACTGTGAATCCATCAGGAAACCCAGCTGCCGCTCAGGTGACTGAATGTATAGCTTCATGTAGCTTCTGAGAAACTGTCTGGTCAATTCAAACTCATCGGCTGTCAGCCCTTCATTTTTCACCCGGTCTATTTCGTTCAGTGCCATGCGCATGGCAAAGTGTGCATGACCGATTTTGATATCGCCGAGCTCAGGATACTGGCTTTTCAGGCTATAGGCTGTTTGTACAGGTCGGATCCAGATGGCCAGGTAATTCTGACTTCTGGGGAAGCCCGTAAGCGGAAGCTGATTGCTCCCCCCGGCTTCATACCACTCTATGTAGGTATAGTCACCATAGTTCATAGATCTGGTTTCCCTGATCAGCTGATACAGTTTGGAATAAGACTTGCGATGCTCGCCGAGATAAGAGTTCACCACCAACATGGCTGGCCAGTCAGCGGAAGCTCTGTTGATACTGATGGGGTAGCCCGTGAAAATAGCCGTACCCAGATTATCAGGTTTGGTCACCAACTGCACCTGAATGCCATCAGGCATGGCTACTTCTCCCAACTCGGGAACCGTAGGCTGAGTATCTGGCAGGCTATTGATATCCGCTTTCAGGGTCTCCAAAAAAGAAGCTGGGTAGTCCCCGGCAATCCCGATGGTCACGTTATTTCTGGTAAAGAAAGCCTTGTAGTGATTCACCACATCTTCTCGGGTGATGTTTGCAAGCCCGTTGATGGAGCCCCGCTTCATATGTGCGTACCGGGTACCGGCAAAAAGTCTTGCTTCCAGGGCCATTTTACTAAAGTCCTCATCAGAGCTGGCTTTGATCACTTCCTTCACGTACACCTCCGTATTGGACTTTACGCGACTAAAATCACGCTCGGCAAAACTGGGGTTAAGAAGCAGGCTCCTGAAAATGGTGTAAAACTCATTCAGAAAATCCTTATGTACTTCGAAGGTAAATGTGGTCATCTCCTTGTCAGTGAAGGCCCTGTATTGAGCGGCCATAGGATACAGCAGGTCATCAATTTCTGATTTGGTATACTGATCACTCCCTGTCTCAGTGAGGACAGTAGCTGTCAGGTTGGTGAGTCCTTCTTTAC
This Marinoscillum sp. 108 DNA region includes the following protein-coding sequences:
- a CDS encoding pitrilysin family protein gives rise to the protein MKNLVYMFLSLLSLTATAQKVVELPMASTKIVVKISFENGSMSDPVGKEGLTNLTATVLTETGSDQYTKSEIDDLLYPMAAQYRAFTDKEMTTFTFEVHKDFLNEFYTIFRSLLLNPSFAERDFSRVKSNTEVYVKEVIKASSDEDFSKMALEARLFAGTRYAHMKRGSINGLANITREDVVNHYKAFFTRNNVTIGIAGDYPASFLETLKADINSLPDTQPTVPELGEVAMPDGIQVQLVTKPDNLGTAIFTGYPISINRASADWPAMLVVNSYLGEHRKSYSKLYQLIRETRSMNYGDYTYIEWYEAGGSNQLPLTGFPRSQNYLAIWIRPVQTAYSLKSQYPELGDIKIGHAHFAMRMALNEIDRVKNEGLTADEFELTRQFLRSYMKLYIQSPERQLGFLMDSQFYGMENYIAEMDAKLAKLTLEEVNAAAAKYLQTENMYITMITDSNEAEPLKKSLMTNAPSPMSYSNIIRESLPERVFEADKKVEAYPMNVKKVTIESPASLFVD